The Chondrinema litorale genome includes the window GTATACAGGGAGGGAAATTGTAAAGTAAGTTTGTTTGTAATTATAAAAGTGGAAAGAAAATAAGAAAAGAGATCTACCACACTCATTGTAAATCTCTGTTCAATTTATTATTAAGATAAACACCAATTATTTCTATATTTTATCTTTTATTTTCTTTCGTTGAATCATAAGCTTAAGATCTGCATTAGGCTTGTTCTTAGAGTAATACATTTTGTAAAATGTATTTTTTTGTCCTGAGTTTTTTGGATGATCCATCATAGCATTAAAGTTTTTGTGTTTTACTAATTTGCAGTTAGTCGTCTATTTTATTAGTTAGTTGCTATTGTTTATTGTTAAGGACTCTTTGGTTTAAGTTTAAGCTGCTAGTTTATTTTATGTGTTTGGTTTTTGATTAGATGAATAGATCAAAAAACTCATTTACTCAGACCTTATCATCGCGATTATGATTAATGGATTATTTAGTTTAATTGAAGCCGAAAGCATGGTTTAACATGCTCTCAGCATTCCTGTTATTTATCAGATACTTTGAATATAGGAAATGATTGTTTCCTTTGATTCTCCTGTTTTTTTCTGGATTTTACCAACAACTTCGTCGTATCTACCTTCTTGTACTGCTAAGTCGTCGTCAGTTAAAAATCCCCATTTTTGTTTTAGCTTACCTTTGGTTTCATTCCATGAACCTTTAAGCTTTAATTCTGTGCTTGAATTTGACATGTTGTTTATATTTTAAGTTCAGTTAATTGTTTATGTAATTGCTTAGTATATTGAGAAATTTATGCCATTAGACCATTTAAATGAAGAAACTGTGCAAATCGCTCTTGTGGGCTTTGTGAGAGGGGTTAAATTTTTTCAACTTTTTTCTCATTAAAATTAGTGTAGAAAAAATTCCCCGATATCACACCTAAACTGTGGATTATTATTCAGTTTCTACACATTTCTAATCAAAATAGGCTTTTACTTCCTCTTTAATGTTTTCTAGCTGAGAGCGATCTCCTTTGGCAGCCAAGTAAACTTCTTTCATTTTTGATTTACTGAAGCCCCAAGCGTTTTCCAATGTAATTTTAGGAGGAAGCGTAAGTTCTCCTGGACTCACTACTGCATTAATAATAAAAGGCTTGTCAGATTTGGCTGCCATTAAAACTGCTTGTTCTATGTCTTCGGCTTTTTCTACTTTAATTCCATCTCCACCAAATACTTTTGCCAATGCAGCAAAATCTGGGTTATTCAATCTTAATGCTTCATCGTGTCTTGGTAAGCCTGCTTCTTCCATTTCCATCTTTACAAAGCTTAATTCGCTATTGTTAAACACAATTACTTTAATAGGGAGATTGTATCTAACAGCCGTTAAAAATGAGTTGAGAGACATGCCAAATGCTCCGTCACCTACTAATGCCCAGACTTCTCTTTTTCTGTCTACCAATTGAGCTCCAACAGCTGCTGGAACACCTACTGCCATAGAACCATGATTAAAAGAACCAAGCATTCTTCTACCACCATCAAATACCAAATGTCTAGCTGCCCAAACTGTAGATTCACCAACATCTACGGTAAATACGGCATCTTTAGAAGCAACTCTGTTAATGGCAGAAGCAAAAATTTGTGGGTGCAATGGAATATTATCTCTTTCAGGATCTGCCTGCTTATCCATTTGTTTTCTCCATTTCAAGAACTTCTCCTTCTTCGATTCTAAAAATGAACTATCAGATTTTTGGTCGACTAAAATGTTGAGTTTTTCAGCAGTTGGTTTAATATCTCCAATAATACCAACATCTACAGAAGTTCTGTTTCCAATGCTTTCTGCTCTAATATCTACCTGTATAGTCTTAGTTTTATCTGGAAGGAAATTGCTATATGGAAAGTCTGTTCCGAGCATGAGTAGTAAATCAGCATCGTGTACAGCTTCGTAACCAGATGGATTACCAATAAGACCAGTTAGCCCAACTACATTGGGGTGATTATGGTCAAAAATATCTAATGCTTTAAGAGAATGTACAATTGGCGCATTCAGTTTTTTAGCTAAAGCTTCAACTTCTGGTTTCGCATTACGACAACCTTCTCCAGCAAAAATGGTTACTTTACGGCTGTTGTTTATCAACTCAACTGCTTGGCTTAAATATGTTGCATTTGGCATGAGTGTACTAGTTAACTCAAGCGGAGTTTTAAGATAATGCTCACCCGCAGCTTTCGCTGTAGTAATATCTACCGGAATCTCTACTCTGCAAACGGCTCTTTTTTCCAAAGCGATTCTAATGGCTTTCTGGATTACCCTCGGTGCTTGCTCTGCCGAAGAAATTACTGCTTGGTATTCACAAACATCATCGTAAACCTTTTTAAGGTCTACTTCCTGAAAGTAATCTGACCCCATGTTCTCTCTGGAAACCTGCCCACTAATTGCCAACACTGGAACCCTTGCTTTTTTCGCATTATAAAGTCCATTAATGAGGTGTAGCGCTCCTGGACCTACAGTACCAGCACAAACTGCTAGTTTGCCAGTTAGGGCTGCTTGGGCATAAGCGGCAAACGCACCGGTTTCTTCATGTCGCATGGCGACCCAATCAATTTCTTCATTTTTTCTAATGGCTTCAACTACAGCGTTAAGTGCATCGCCGGTAACACCAAAAACATGTTTTACTCCGGCCTTAATTAATATATCGATTATTTGTTCTGAGACTGTCTGGCTCATGATTTTTTAATTTATATGGTTATTAATTGCTTATTTAAATGAAATTTTACTGCCAGAATTTACTCATCAAAAAAGGGAGTTATAAGGGCTCCTAAGGCTGTTTTTTTGGAGATTGATCTATATGGGAGAGAGATTTTTACACACTATTTTAAAGGTTGTGGAATTCCTTACTCAGTATTGAAAATGACAATTTCAGTTTTGTGCTTTATTATTAGATTAGATTGTGGTTTTTACATCAATTTTCCTTAAAAATTCATTCATTTCTACTAATCCTCATCTTTAGACATTTTGTGGCATTGTTTTATAGAATGCAGCATTTATCTCTGTTTCATACAAAATTTAAGTTTGAACCACTTCTAACACCGCTGAATTTTTTAAGATAAGCATATATTTTTTTGCATTAACAGAATCGATATGGATGAAATTTTTTCTAACTGGGAAAATCAACTTTTAATCTTACTGGATGTAACAATAGCTGTAATTTTATGTGCAGCGATAGGCAAAGAGCGTGAAAAATCTGACAAGCCAGCAGGTTTGCGAACCAATATGATTGTAGGAGGAATTTCCTGCTTTTTTGTTTCAATATGTAATAACATTAATAATTATATAGTTGAAAGCGGGCTCAACAACGATGTAGATGTAAACACCGATCCGATAAGGGTTTTGCAAGCTATTTTGGTAGGAGTGAGTTTTATTGGAGCGGGCACAGTTTTAAAAACAGATCAAGGAGACAATATTAAATACCTCACCACGGCAGCAACTATATTATTTTCTTCGGGAGTGGGTATTGCAGTTGCCATGCATGCTTACGTAGTCGCTGTTGGCTTAACCGGAATTATTTTACTTATCAATCTTTTAAACTCGATTGCTACTAAAGTAAAATGATGGTCTAACCATTAAAAAAAGCTGCCAAAGGTCGACAGCTTTTTTCCTTACTTAAATAATTCATACGGCTAGGTAAATAGTATTAAGTAATTACACAGAATACTAATAATTGAATCATTTTGTAATCAGCTTTCAAGCCTAAAAAATAAGACTCTCCACGGGCTTACAAAGAATAAAATTAGTGCCAGTACTAGCCTATTTTGGTTATAAGCAGTATAAGAAAGGCAATTGATTTAGAATGATTTATAAATGGTGAATTTTTTTCACATAAGTGTAGAAATGTGTAAATAGAAATACACAATATTTAGTAAGTACAAATGCTTAAGTTCCTTTTTTATCCGAAAACTTCATTTTTTACTTGCTTTTTAAGCTTTCGTTACGAGAGCAAAATATTGCGAAAAACTATCTGTAAAAATTAAAACTTTATGTGATATAAGTTACATTTAAACCCTAAGGTGTATCTTAGCTTTAAGTGTTAATTAATTGATTATGGACGTAGAAATTCTAGCAAGATTCCAATTTGCCTTTACAGTTGCCTTCCATTATATATATCCACCTTTAAGTATTGGTTTGGGTTTAATTCTGGTAATATATGAAACATTATATGTAAAAACCGGAAGGAAAGAATATGAGATTCTCACTAAATTTTGGATTAAAATATTCGCCTTAACCTTTGGTATCGGGGTGGTTACTGGTATCGTAATGGAGTTTGAGTTTGGCACCAACTGGGCAGTTTATTCGAGATACGTTGGCGATGTTTTTGGCAGTGCACTAGCTGCCGAAGGTATATTCGCATTTGCATTAGAAAGTGGCTTTTTAGGTGTTTTATTATTTGGATGGAACAGGGTAAAACCTTGGGTACATCTTGTTTCTACAATAGGAGTATTTTGTGGTTCTATGTTTTCGGCAATATGGATTGTAGTAGCCAACAGTTGGCAACAAACTCCAGCCGGATTCCACATTGTAGGTGAGGGAATGAATGCCCGAGCCGAAATTACAGACTTTTGGGCAATGGTTTTTAACCCGTCGAGTATGGATAGACTTAGCCACGTTTGGTTGGGTTCTTTTTTGTCTGGAGCTTTTCTGGTACTAAGTGTTCATGCTTATTACATTCTCAAAAATAGGCATGTAGATATTTCGAAAAAAGCATTCAAAATTGCTTTGGTGGTAGCTACCATTTTCTCTCTGGGTCAGTTATTTACAGGCCATAGATCGGCAGACGGCGTAGCGGTTAATCAGCCAGCAAAATTGGCAGCACTCGAAGGCCATTTCGAAAAAAGTGCTCCTGCTGATATGTATCTGTTTGGTTGGGTAGATAAAGAAACACAAGAAGTTTATGGTATAAAAATTCCGGGTGGTTTATCTTTTTTAATAGATTATGATTTTGATGCTCCAGTAACAGGTTTAAATGCTTTTCCAGAAGATGAGCGACCTAGCCAGATTAATGCGGTATTCCAGTTTTACCATATTATGGTAGCCATAGGTATGGCATTAATTGGTCTTTCTTTATTAGGTGTATTTTTTCTATGGAGAAACAGCTTATTCGACAAAAAATGGTTGATGTGGATATTTGTATATGCTGCATTATTGCCACAAATCGCGAATCAGGTAGGTTGGTTTGCAGCCGAAATGGGCAGACAACCATGGGTAGTTTATGGTTTGCTAAGAACATCCAAAGCATTTTCTCAAACCGTTTCTGCTAATCAGATACTTTTCTCAATCATCCTGTTTTTCCTTGTGTATGCATTGCTGTTTGTATTATTTGTTTACTTGTTGAACAAGAAAATTCAGCATGGACCTTACGACAATTCAGAGGTAGACGACAGGCCATTGACTAAAGATATTTCAGATGTAATTACCAATTAAAATTAATTTCAAGCTATTTATATGGAAACTTTATTGGGTTTAGATTATCCTACATGGTGGTTTTTAGTTGTTGGGGGACTTTTCTCAGGTTATGCCATTCTCGATGGTTTTGATTTTGGAGCAGGAGCTTGGCATTTGTTTTTTGAACAAGAGAAGCACCGGAGACTTGCTTTAAATGCAATTGGTCCTGTTTGGGATGGAAACGAAGTTTGGTTGGTAATTGGAGGTGGAGCTTTGTTTGCTGGTTTTCCAGTGTTGTATGCTTCTTTGTTTTCTGGTATGTATATTCCGTTTATGCTCTTTCTAATGTTTATCATTTTTAGAGCAATTTCTATTGAGTTTAGAGGCAAAGAAGAAATGAAGTGGTGGAAAACCACTTGGGATATAAGCTATAGTGTTTCGAGTATTATGTTGGCATTTTTACTGGGTGTAGTACTTGGCAATGTACTTCAAGGAATCGCCATTGGTGAAGATTTCTATTATGCTGGAACAGGCTTTTTTGAGTTCCTAAATATTTACTCAATAATGACAGGTGTTACCACATTAGCACTTTTTATGTCACATGGAGCCATCTATCTATTGCTTAAAACAGAAGGCAGATTATATGCTCAACTAAGGTTTTTGCTTAAAAAAGGAATGATCTTTTTTATGGTAAGTTTTGGTATTACAACCATGTATACACTCTTATATATCCCGCATCTTTCCGACGATTTTAAGAGTGATCCACTTTTGTTTATAGTACCGCTAATGGCTTTTTTAAGTATAGCTAATGTTCCCCGATTAGCCAGTAAGAAAAAATATCTATCTGCTTTCATTTTTTCATCCATTACCATAAGTTTGTTGCTCATTCTTGTTGCTATAGAACTGTACCCAACATTATTAATGTCTACAATTGATCAGGCTTACAACATCGATATTTACAATGCAGCAGCTTCTGAAAAATCTTTGGGAATTATGCTGACTATTGTAGCAATTGGCGCTCCGCTGGTAACTGGTTATACCATTTTTGTATACAGAACTTTCTGGGGAAAAGTAAAACTGGACGAATCCAGCTATTAGTATTTATCACGAGTTGTGTTTGGTGAGTTGTATCTAGAAACGAACTTGAAGGGACAGTAATAGCATAGACTAATTTACTATTAACCTATTAAATTTTTGGAAATGTTTAAGCGCATTTTAACAACAAACACCATTGCATTACTGGTAATAGCCAATATTTTTATTGGTTGTCAGTCAAAAAAAGAAGCAGACTCAGAAACAAAACAAGAAGAGAAAGAAGTTGCCAAGTCTGGTAACCCCTTGTTTGAAGGCTGGTATGCTGACCCTGAAGTAGCGATTTTTGGAGATACTTATTGGATTTACCCAACCTTTTCGGCTAAGTACGAAGATCAAATTTTTTTCGATGCTTTTTCTTCTAAAGATTTAGTAAACTGGGAAAAACACGAAAGTATTACAGATACTGCCACCATCTCATGGGCAGAAAGAGCTATGTGGGCACCCTGTGTGGTAGAAAAAGACGGAAAGTATTTTTTGTTTTTTGCAGCCAACGATATTCAGACAAAAGAAAGAGGTATGTACGATCCTAAAATTCATGGAAAAGGAATTGGTGGAATTGGTGTAGCAGTCTCTTCAACGCCAAATGGCAAGTTTGAAGACTATCTGGGCGAACCACTTATTAATAAATTTTACAACGGGGCACAGCCTATAGATCAGGCAGTGTTTAAAGATACCGATGGCCAATACTACATTATTTATGGTGGTTGGGGACACTGTAACATTGGTAAACTCAAAGACGATTTTACTGGTCTTATTCCATTTGATGAAGAGAATGTGGTAAAAGAAATTACGCCAGAAGGTTATGTAGAAGGTCCGGTAATGTTTATGCGAGATGGATGGTATTACCTTATGTGGTCAGAAGGTAACTGGACAGATGGTTCTTACAAAGTAGCTTATGGAAGATCAAAATCTGTTACTGGTCCATTTGATAAAATTAGTACTGTTTTACAGAGCGATCCAGATGTAGCAACAGGAGCAGGGCATCATTCGGTTTTAAATATTCCGGGTACAGATGACTGGTATGCTATTTACCATCGTAGACCAATACCAAACGAAGACAGAGACCACAGAGTAACCTGTATCGATAGAATGTATTTTGATGAAGATGGTTTAATTAAACCAATAAAAATTACTTTTGAAGGTGTAGATGCCAGAACTCTTTCAGAGACTACATCAAACTAAATATATTTTGGTGGTTAATTTTAATGAAAGTTCATGGATTAACCACCAAAAACTACCCTCGGTGCTGTTATAATTATTTAAATTATAAAACATATCCAGTAAGACTTGGATACATTCTTTAAATAGGGATGAATGCTAAATTTAAAGAAACAGTGCTGCTTACTACCATTGCTATTTATACATTATAGCCAGTATTTGTTGAAGTTTCAGTTTGAAATGCTGTAGGCTAAAAATTAAATCTCTATAATAGACAAAATCTATAGAGGTATTTTCAGACATGATTTTCTTATATTAAGCTTAAATAAAATTTCATTATTTATGCTTTAATATAAAAATTTCTATTTTTGGAAATACTAGACTACAACCATTTCTTTCATTCTTAATATTTTACCCTTCAACAAAATATTGGACTGAAAGTAAAGAAGATGAAAACTCTAAAAGTTGAAAAACTTAACACTCTTTCCGAAAAAGGTAAGATTGTAAGCACGTATAAGTCTATGAAAGATAGCGATGTGTGGCAACTTTTTCTGGATGGAAACGGCGAAGCCTTTAACCATATCTATTATAATTATTTCCCAATTCTATTCAATTACGGCCATCAGTTTTGCCAAGACAGAGCTTTGGTAAAAGATGCTGTACAAGAACTTTTTATCTACTTAAAAGAGAAAAGAAAGAAATTGGGGCAGACAAACAACATTAAGTTTTACCTCTATAAATGTTTGCGTAGAAATATTTTAAAAGCTTTATCTAAAAATAAAAATATTGTCTACGTAGATAACCTACCCTCAACAGCAGACTTTGAAATTAGCATTTCGCACGAAACCTTTATGATTCGCAATCAAAGTCAGATTGAGATTAAAAGGCGTCTAGAACAAGGTATAGAAAAGCTTACAAAGCGCCAGAAAGAAGCAATAATCTATTACTACTACGAAGGATTTAACTACGAGCAAATTGCCGAGTTAATGATGTTTTCTAAAGCTGAGTATGCAAGAAAACTCGTGTACAGATCGCTAGATACACTCAAAAAATATGTACCAGAAACCTTAATTCTAACCTGGTTAGGCTCCGTATCTGTGCTCCAAAAGGGGATTTTCTAAAAATTTAAAAAAAAGTTGAAAATTTCTATACCCGTTTTGTCTTACACTGTCTTTCTATAAGTAGAAGGGTAAAATATCGTAAATGAATTATAACAACTACCAGGTTTCTGATTTTATAGCAGATGATTTTTTCATTAAATGGGTAAAATATCCCGATGCAGAAAGTGAATACTTCTGGCAAAACTGGTTAAAACAACATCCAGAAAAGTTAGAAGAAGTTCAAAATGCTAGAGATCTTATCGTTTCTATAGGTTATCGAAATCAGTACCAACCAACAGAAGATGAATTTATCGAAGTTCTCGAAAATGTACATCGTAAGCAAAGCAAGTTTCAGCCAAAACGAAACTTCAGTATTGTTTACCAGGCATTGGGCAGAGCTGCTATAATAGTACTTTTACTTTCTGTGGGTTGGTATTATTATCAAGATAAAAAGGTAGAGAAAGTTGAAAAAACTGTACCTAATGAAATAACCTATATTACTAAATCTACTTCTAGAGGGCAGAATTCTACGTTGAATTTACCAGACGGAAGTTTGGTAAGGCTCAATGCCGAAAGCTCTCTTAAAATACCAGACAATTTCGGAAAAGAAAACAGGGAAGTATTCCTGAGTGGCGAAGCATTTTTTGAAGTGAATAGAGATACTCTTCGCCCATTTATTATTCACAGTGGCGATCTTTTAACCACTGTGCTTGGAACCTCTTTTAACATTACGTCTTATCCCGACGATCAGCTACAGCAAATAGCAGTAGTTACCGGGAGAGTTTCTGTAATGAATCTTGATACCAGCTCAAATAACTATTCTAAAGAACCGGCTCTCTTGCTGCCAAAGCAGCTTTTAATCTATGATAAAGAGAGTAAGGTAAATCAAATTAAACACGACATCGATCTTGAAAATGTGGTTGCTTGGACCGACGGAGTACTCATTTATCAGAATGAGAATTTAAAAAAAATTCTGAAGGACCTTGAAAGATGGTATGGTGTGGAAATTACCGTAAGTCCAGCGGTGGATCAAACTGGGAAATACTCAGGTACTTTTGATAATAAGAACCTAGAAAATGTATTGATGGGACTCAGTTTTACATCCAGAAATTTCAAGTATAGAATAAAAGACAAAAAAGTTTGGATTGAAAAATAGAAAAAGCTGACTGGTTGGGGCCAGTCAGCCGATTTTGTTCATGAAGATAAAACCAGATTGGGGTCTGGTCCACTTGTAACATGTTTTACTCATAAACACTTAAATTTATGATATTGAGATTTGTACGACAAATTTTAATTATGTCGAAGTACTTTTTTTGGGGAATTTGCTTACAAACTTTGTTTGCAGGCTTCCTCATCGCCAACGACGGTAACGCTCAGACCAAGAAACTCACAGAAATTCAGTTTTCTTTTGAGGGTAGGTCTGAAGTGTCTTTACACAAAGCTTTCAAAATTATTGAACAGCACACCGATTTTAACTTTGCCTACAACCGCAGTGAGTTGGAAGTAGAAAAGAATGTAACACTACTTAAAAATACGAGCTTGTATCAGGTTTTAACCGATCTGGCAAAATCTGCTGATATTAAATTTAAGCGGATTAATAGCAGTATTTATGTGAGTAAAATTGAAAGTAATACAGACACCAGTATTCTCGATCAAGAGTTTAGTCAGATTAAAATTACTGGTAAAGTAACTTCAGATGAAGATGGCGAGCCATTACCAGGTGTAAGTATCCTTATTAAAGGTAGTGCAGTAGGTACCACTTCAGATATTAATGGTAACTACAACATTACTGCGACTCAGGGAGATGTTTTGCAGTACAGCTACATCGGATACCAAACTACAGAGATAACTGTAGGAGCACAAACTACTGTAAATATTGCCTTGCTTACAGATCTTGAGCAATTAGAAGAAGTAGTTGTAGTAGGTTATGGTACTACTAAAAAATCTGATTTAACTGGTTCTATTGGAGTAGTAGAAGGCGATGAATTACTAAAAGCACCAGTTAACAATGCCCTACAAGGTTTATTAGGTAAAGTAGCAGGTGTAAACGTATTCCTAAACTCTGGTTCTCCAACAAGTAGCCCGCGTGTTTTAATTCGTGGTTTAGGTACGATTAACGCCAATTCTTCGCCATTATATGTAGTAGATGGTGTGGTAATGGAAGATATCCAATTCCTTAACCCGAATGATATCCAAAGTATGGAGGTATTAAAAGATGCTTCTTCTACAGCTATTTATGGTTCTCGTGGTGCTAACGGTGTAATCTTGGTAACTACAAAAGCTGGTTCTAAGCAAGAAGGTATTATCGTAGGTTACGATGGTTACGTGAGCTTTGGTCAGTTGAGAAAGAAAATGGACTTGCTAAATGCAGAAGAATGGTTAGAAGTTGTAAGAACTGGT containing:
- a CDS encoding CsbD family protein — encoded protein: MSNSSTELKLKGSWNETKGKLKQKWGFLTDDDLAVQEGRYDEVVGKIQKKTGESKETIISYIQSI
- a CDS encoding thiamine pyrophosphate-dependent enzyme, which translates into the protein MSQTVSEQIIDILIKAGVKHVFGVTGDALNAVVEAIRKNEEIDWVAMRHEETGAFAAYAQAALTGKLAVCAGTVGPGALHLINGLYNAKKARVPVLAISGQVSRENMGSDYFQEVDLKKVYDDVCEYQAVISSAEQAPRVIQKAIRIALEKRAVCRVEIPVDITTAKAAGEHYLKTPLELTSTLMPNATYLSQAVELINNSRKVTIFAGEGCRNAKPEVEALAKKLNAPIVHSLKALDIFDHNHPNVVGLTGLIGNPSGYEAVHDADLLLMLGTDFPYSNFLPDKTKTIQVDIRAESIGNRTSVDVGIIGDIKPTAEKLNILVDQKSDSSFLESKKEKFLKWRKQMDKQADPERDNIPLHPQIFASAINRVASKDAVFTVDVGESTVWAARHLVFDGGRRMLGSFNHGSMAVGVPAAVGAQLVDRKREVWALVGDGAFGMSLNSFLTAVRYNLPIKVIVFNNSELSFVKMEMEEAGLPRHDEALRLNNPDFAALAKVFGGDGIKVEKAEDIEQAVLMAAKSDKPFIINAVVSPGELTLPPKITLENAWGFSKSKMKEVYLAAKGDRSQLENIKEEVKAYFD
- a CDS encoding MgtC/SapB family protein, translated to MDEIFSNWENQLLILLDVTIAVILCAAIGKEREKSDKPAGLRTNMIVGGISCFFVSICNNINNYIVESGLNNDVDVNTDPIRVLQAILVGVSFIGAGTVLKTDQGDNIKYLTTAATILFSSGVGIAVAMHAYVVAVGLTGIILLINLLNSIATKVK
- a CDS encoding cytochrome ubiquinol oxidase subunit I — encoded protein: MDVEILARFQFAFTVAFHYIYPPLSIGLGLILVIYETLYVKTGRKEYEILTKFWIKIFALTFGIGVVTGIVMEFEFGTNWAVYSRYVGDVFGSALAAEGIFAFALESGFLGVLLFGWNRVKPWVHLVSTIGVFCGSMFSAIWIVVANSWQQTPAGFHIVGEGMNARAEITDFWAMVFNPSSMDRLSHVWLGSFLSGAFLVLSVHAYYILKNRHVDISKKAFKIALVVATIFSLGQLFTGHRSADGVAVNQPAKLAALEGHFEKSAPADMYLFGWVDKETQEVYGIKIPGGLSFLIDYDFDAPVTGLNAFPEDERPSQINAVFQFYHIMVAIGMALIGLSLLGVFFLWRNSLFDKKWLMWIFVYAALLPQIANQVGWFAAEMGRQPWVVYGLLRTSKAFSQTVSANQILFSIILFFLVYALLFVLFVYLLNKKIQHGPYDNSEVDDRPLTKDISDVITN
- the cydB gene encoding cytochrome d ubiquinol oxidase subunit II, producing the protein METLLGLDYPTWWFLVVGGLFSGYAILDGFDFGAGAWHLFFEQEKHRRLALNAIGPVWDGNEVWLVIGGGALFAGFPVLYASLFSGMYIPFMLFLMFIIFRAISIEFRGKEEMKWWKTTWDISYSVSSIMLAFLLGVVLGNVLQGIAIGEDFYYAGTGFFEFLNIYSIMTGVTTLALFMSHGAIYLLLKTEGRLYAQLRFLLKKGMIFFMVSFGITTMYTLLYIPHLSDDFKSDPLLFIVPLMAFLSIANVPRLASKKKYLSAFIFSSITISLLLILVAIELYPTLLMSTIDQAYNIDIYNAAASEKSLGIMLTIVAIGAPLVTGYTIFVYRTFWGKVKLDESSY
- a CDS encoding glycoside hydrolase family 43 protein, with amino-acid sequence MFKRILTTNTIALLVIANIFIGCQSKKEADSETKQEEKEVAKSGNPLFEGWYADPEVAIFGDTYWIYPTFSAKYEDQIFFDAFSSKDLVNWEKHESITDTATISWAERAMWAPCVVEKDGKYFLFFAANDIQTKERGMYDPKIHGKGIGGIGVAVSSTPNGKFEDYLGEPLINKFYNGAQPIDQAVFKDTDGQYYIIYGGWGHCNIGKLKDDFTGLIPFDEENVVKEITPEGYVEGPVMFMRDGWYYLMWSEGNWTDGSYKVAYGRSKSVTGPFDKISTVLQSDPDVATGAGHHSVLNIPGTDDWYAIYHRRPIPNEDRDHRVTCIDRMYFDEDGLIKPIKITFEGVDARTLSETTSN
- a CDS encoding RNA polymerase sigma factor, with the translated sequence MKTLKVEKLNTLSEKGKIVSTYKSMKDSDVWQLFLDGNGEAFNHIYYNYFPILFNYGHQFCQDRALVKDAVQELFIYLKEKRKKLGQTNNIKFYLYKCLRRNILKALSKNKNIVYVDNLPSTADFEISISHETFMIRNQSQIEIKRRLEQGIEKLTKRQKEAIIYYYYEGFNYEQIAELMMFSKAEYARKLVYRSLDTLKKYVPETLILTWLGSVSVLQKGIF
- a CDS encoding FecR family protein, whose product is MNYNNYQVSDFIADDFFIKWVKYPDAESEYFWQNWLKQHPEKLEEVQNARDLIVSIGYRNQYQPTEDEFIEVLENVHRKQSKFQPKRNFSIVYQALGRAAIIVLLLSVGWYYYQDKKVEKVEKTVPNEITYITKSTSRGQNSTLNLPDGSLVRLNAESSLKIPDNFGKENREVFLSGEAFFEVNRDTLRPFIIHSGDLLTTVLGTSFNITSYPDDQLQQIAVVTGRVSVMNLDTSSNNYSKEPALLLPKQLLIYDKESKVNQIKHDIDLENVVAWTDGVLIYQNENLKKILKDLERWYGVEITVSPAVDQTGKYSGTFDNKNLENVLMGLSFTSRNFKYRIKDKKVWIEK